The Hymenobacter sp. 5317J-9 genome has a window encoding:
- a CDS encoding CvpA family protein translates to MTALDILLLLPLGIGAVKGYRRGLVLEVVSLLAFVLAVVGGLSLLSAAVPLVRQYVGSAFGLLPLVSFALVFVAIMWGVHLLGGLLKTAVHLTPLGVLDNLLGGVAGVLKWVLGLSLLLHGTGLAGLHLLSPNLVAGSQVLPIVQQATPLALQITGYVLPFAQDLLVRMRTAFVKS, encoded by the coding sequence ATGACTGCCCTCGACATTCTGCTGCTGTTGCCGCTGGGCATCGGGGCCGTGAAGGGCTACCGGCGCGGGCTGGTGCTGGAAGTGGTGTCGTTGCTGGCCTTTGTGCTGGCCGTAGTGGGCGGGCTGAGCCTGCTGTCGGCGGCTGTGCCGCTGGTGCGGCAGTACGTGGGCAGCGCGTTTGGCTTGCTGCCGCTGGTGTCGTTTGCGCTGGTGTTTGTGGCCATTATGTGGGGCGTGCACCTGCTGGGCGGCCTGCTCAAAACCGCCGTGCACCTCACCCCGCTGGGCGTGCTCGACAACCTGCTGGGCGGCGTAGCCGGCGTGCTGAAGTGGGTGCTGGGCCTGAGCCTGCTGCTGCACGGCACCGGGCTGGCCGGCCTGCACCTGCTGTCGCCCAATCTGGTGGCGGGCTCCCAGGTGCTGCCCATTGTGCAGCAAGCCACCCCGCTGGCCCTGCAAATCACCGGCTATGTGCTGCCCTTCGCGCAGGACCTGCTGGTGCGCATGCGCACGGCTTTCGTCAAAAGTTAA
- a CDS encoding GatB/YqeY domain-containing protein: MLKDTIDAAIKQAMLAKDKVRLTALRSIKSQIMLAETAEGAQGAALTPEAELKLLNKAAKQRRDAAAIYKEQFRSELEENELAELAIIEEFLPAQLSEADLVERLVHIIQRVGATGPSDLGKVMGVAARELSGQADGKRISDVLGHLLNNTNL, encoded by the coding sequence ATGCTAAAAGACACCATCGACGCCGCCATCAAGCAAGCCATGCTGGCCAAAGACAAAGTGCGCCTCACCGCGCTGCGCAGCATCAAATCGCAGATTATGCTGGCCGAAACCGCCGAAGGCGCCCAGGGCGCTGCCCTCACCCCCGAGGCCGAGCTCAAGCTGCTCAACAAAGCCGCCAAGCAGCGCCGCGACGCTGCCGCTATCTATAAGGAGCAGTTCCGCTCCGAGTTGGAAGAAAACGAGCTGGCCGAGCTGGCCATTATCGAAGAGTTTCTGCCCGCCCAGCTTTCTGAAGCTGACCTCGTGGAGCGCCTCGTGCACATCATCCAGCGCGTGGGCGCCACCGGCCCCTCCGACCTGGGCAAGGTGATGGGCGTGGCCGCCCGCGAGCTGTCCGGCCAAGCCGACGGCAAGCGCATCTCCGACGTGCTGGGCCACCTGCTGAACAACACGAATCTGTAA
- the mnmH gene encoding tRNA 2-selenouridine(34) synthase MnmH produces MPRHSLADFNALPYPILDVRAPIEFAQGHVPGALNLPLFTDEERARIGTAYKQVSQEHAVHLGLEFFGPKMSAMVKQAKKLAPGKEVRLHCWRGGMRSGAVLWLLELAGFRVHLLDKGYKDYRRAVLASFEGPRAWRVLGGLTGSGKTDVLHALAAAPHRQPVLDLEGLAHHKGSAFGAIGQPTQPTQEQFENNLAAALLDLPAGAPVWVEDESRQIGRLTIPTPLFEQLRAAPRWVLEVPRAARVAKLAAEYGAENPVELAAAIERLHKRLGGLATQQALAAVEAGDFVRMVELVLDYYDKTYTYGLAQRPGEPARTFVPVADCNPADNAATLVERTSPKP; encoded by the coding sequence ATGCCTCGTCACTCCCTGGCCGATTTTAATGCCCTGCCCTACCCCATCCTCGACGTGCGGGCCCCCATTGAGTTTGCGCAGGGCCACGTGCCGGGCGCCCTCAACCTGCCGCTGTTCACCGACGAGGAACGGGCTCGCATCGGCACGGCCTACAAGCAAGTGAGCCAGGAACACGCCGTGCACCTGGGCCTGGAGTTCTTCGGGCCGAAGATGTCGGCCATGGTGAAGCAGGCTAAAAAGCTGGCCCCGGGCAAAGAAGTGCGGCTGCACTGCTGGCGCGGCGGCATGCGCAGCGGCGCCGTGCTGTGGCTGCTGGAGCTGGCCGGCTTCCGAGTGCACCTGCTGGACAAGGGCTACAAGGACTACCGTCGTGCGGTGCTGGCCTCGTTTGAAGGGCCGCGCGCGTGGCGCGTGCTGGGCGGCCTTACCGGCAGCGGCAAAACCGACGTGCTGCACGCCCTGGCCGCGGCGCCCCACCGCCAGCCCGTGCTCGACCTGGAGGGCCTGGCCCACCACAAGGGCTCGGCTTTTGGGGCCATTGGGCAGCCGACGCAGCCCACGCAGGAGCAGTTTGAGAACAACCTCGCCGCCGCCCTGCTCGACCTGCCCGCCGGCGCGCCCGTGTGGGTGGAAGACGAGAGCCGCCAGATTGGCCGGCTCACCATTCCCACGCCGCTATTTGAGCAGCTGCGCGCCGCGCCGCGCTGGGTGCTGGAAGTGCCGCGCGCGGCCCGCGTGGCCAAGCTGGCCGCCGAGTACGGCGCCGAAAACCCCGTCGAGCTGGCCGCCGCTATTGAGCGGCTGCACAAACGGCTGGGCGGGCTGGCCACGCAGCAGGCGCTGGCGGCCGTGGAAGCCGGCGACTTCGTCCGCATGGTGGAGCTGGTGCTTGACTATTACGACAAAACCTACACCTACGGCCTGGCGCAGCGCCCCGGCGAGCCGGCCCGCACCTTTGTGCCCGTGGCCGACTGCAACCCCGCCGACAATGCAGCTACTTTGGTTGAGCGTACTTCGCCCAAACCCTAA
- a CDS encoding T9SS type A sorting domain-containing protein, with protein MLTTLQTRLKTASRWLPVALLPLLPLAASAQQLGYSPTSATNVAGTYTDLGTNGTAITTSSNDDANSAAQNIGFTFTYNGTAFTQFVLNTNGLIRLGSAAPSVANLFGVYETGQTAPGVDPVGSTNAADVNLIMPFNFDLIPGTGTAEYRVATTGTAPNRVCTIQWKNVSDKSGTARLSQYANMSFQAKLYETTNNIEFVYGPTTASTNAAISRFPSVGIKGSGSGNGQTVLANKTTGAAAWSTTAFITGVYTGTTHNFNATAVPDAGRTYRFAPGTIAAPANDDCAGATALTVGTSCTNVTANNGLATASTGAPALTSTGCFNPALAIGNDLWYTVVVPATGTVTVTTSAVAGSTVDDTGIIIYSGTCAALTEIGCNDAIAAPNNEFSSATVTGRTPGSTLYVRVFTYPGTDAGTFGICATTVAPNDAAVRMVYALTKLPIPQGAPHAVSAYVTNTGTSAQTNLVVTLNVTGANTFSNTKTVASLAAGASTTVIFDPYVPTATGNNTVTVSVPADDNAGNNASSVTQVVNASDYSYNDATQPTSARGFGPSTTFTGAFLTKFTANTSVNVTQVRAFLVNFSGAPSPTIGKTVYAVVMNPTTGAVLGRSPDYVVTAADVAGTGYTNFTLSTPVALTAGDFLVGLAQTYQTGQTTQYFPLGTQPEVYTRAGQYFTASATTAAAPVDVTTVANATRDFRFMLEAVTTSTSAPACTPVSALTAGSVTQTGATITFTAPAGTGGYVVTYTAANGTPVTVTPAPTGSPIVLTGLASGTTYTVSVVTSCSTGANSIPVTTTFTTLLPPAAYATLPFTEGFEGTWINVGGTRDVPSNSWRNTPATGDNSWRREDDGFLSAGWQYEAYETASTSNPTPPYVTRSSTGSHSARFHTFGSAIGLQGKFDLYVNLSGAAGARTLTFDFINPSGTDKVEVLYSTDGGATFNATPLLTATTNTAFAAKTVVIPSTSATTVIRFQATSDFGNDDMGIDNVRLSIISSSRNEALAATVGLYPNPAHQNFTLEVPAGSLHAATATLINSLGQTVLTQQLNLPTAGGSTKFDVSRLAAGVYSLQLKSGNDLVVKRVVVE; from the coding sequence ATGCTAACAACCTTACAGACCCGGCTGAAAACAGCCAGCCGGTGGTTGCCGGTGGCTTTGTTGCCACTGCTGCCACTCGCGGCAAGCGCCCAACAACTGGGCTATTCGCCGACAAGCGCCACCAACGTGGCCGGTACTTACACCGACTTGGGCACCAATGGCACGGCCATCACTACGTCGAGCAACGACGACGCCAACTCGGCTGCGCAGAACATCGGCTTCACGTTCACCTACAACGGGACTGCGTTCACGCAGTTTGTGCTGAACACCAATGGCCTGATACGCCTGGGCAGCGCCGCTCCCTCGGTGGCCAACCTGTTTGGCGTGTACGAGACCGGGCAAACGGCGCCGGGGGTTGACCCGGTGGGCAGCACCAACGCGGCCGACGTGAACCTGATTATGCCGTTCAACTTCGACCTCATCCCGGGCACCGGCACCGCCGAATACCGTGTGGCCACCACCGGCACGGCGCCCAACCGGGTGTGCACCATTCAGTGGAAGAACGTGAGCGACAAGTCGGGCACGGCCCGCCTGAGCCAGTACGCCAACATGTCGTTCCAGGCCAAGCTCTACGAAACTACCAACAACATCGAGTTTGTGTACGGCCCGACCACGGCCTCGACCAACGCGGCCATTTCGCGCTTCCCCAGCGTGGGCATCAAGGGTTCGGGCTCGGGCAACGGCCAAACGGTGCTGGCCAACAAAACCACTGGTGCGGCGGCGTGGTCGACCACGGCCTTTATCACCGGCGTTTACACCGGCACTACCCATAACTTCAACGCCACGGCAGTTCCTGACGCCGGCCGCACCTACCGCTTCGCCCCGGGCACCATCGCGGCCCCGGCCAACGACGACTGCGCCGGCGCCACGGCCCTGACGGTGGGCACGTCGTGCACCAATGTGACGGCCAACAACGGCCTGGCAACGGCTTCAACGGGCGCGCCGGCTCTCACCTCTACCGGTTGCTTCAATCCCGCTCTCGCCATCGGTAACGACTTGTGGTATACGGTAGTGGTTCCTGCCACCGGCACCGTCACCGTCACTACCAGCGCCGTTGCAGGCTCTACGGTAGACGACACCGGCATCATCATCTACTCCGGTACGTGCGCCGCCCTCACCGAAATCGGTTGCAACGACGCCATTGCCGCCCCCAATAACGAGTTTTCGAGCGCGACGGTAACGGGCCGCACCCCGGGCTCCACGCTCTACGTTCGGGTATTCACCTACCCCGGCACGGACGCCGGAACCTTTGGCATCTGCGCCACTACCGTGGCGCCCAACGACGCTGCGGTTCGCATGGTGTACGCCCTCACCAAGCTGCCCATTCCGCAGGGCGCGCCCCACGCCGTAAGCGCCTACGTGACCAACACCGGCACCAGCGCCCAAACGAACCTGGTGGTGACCCTGAACGTGACGGGTGCTAATACTTTCAGCAACACGAAGACGGTGGCTTCGCTGGCCGCTGGTGCCAGCACCACCGTGATCTTCGACCCGTATGTGCCCACCGCTACCGGCAACAACACCGTAACGGTTTCGGTACCTGCCGATGACAACGCGGGCAACAACGCAAGCAGCGTTACCCAGGTGGTGAACGCCTCGGACTACTCGTACAACGACGCTACGCAACCGACTTCGGCTCGTGGCTTCGGTCCCAGCACCACGTTCACGGGGGCTTTCCTGACCAAGTTCACGGCCAACACGTCGGTGAACGTGACCCAGGTGCGCGCCTTCCTGGTGAACTTCTCGGGCGCTCCCAGCCCCACCATCGGCAAAACGGTATACGCCGTGGTAATGAACCCCACCACGGGTGCCGTCCTCGGCCGTTCCCCCGACTACGTGGTAACGGCTGCCGACGTAGCCGGCACTGGCTACACCAATTTCACCCTGAGCACGCCGGTGGCCCTGACCGCCGGTGACTTCCTCGTGGGCCTGGCGCAGACTTACCAGACGGGCCAAACCACCCAATACTTCCCGCTGGGCACCCAGCCCGAGGTGTACACCCGGGCTGGTCAGTACTTCACCGCCTCGGCTACCACGGCTGCGGCTCCGGTCGACGTGACTACCGTGGCCAACGCCACCCGCGACTTCCGCTTCATGCTGGAAGCCGTAACGACCTCGACCAGCGCCCCGGCCTGCACCCCGGTTAGCGCCCTCACGGCCGGTTCCGTCACCCAGACCGGTGCCACCATCACCTTCACGGCTCCGGCCGGCACGGGTGGCTACGTGGTAACCTATACCGCCGCTAACGGCACTCCCGTGACCGTGACGCCGGCCCCCACGGGCTCGCCCATCGTCCTGACTGGCCTGGCCTCGGGCACCACCTACACCGTGAGCGTGGTAACGTCCTGCTCGACGGGTGCCAACTCCATCCCGGTGACCACCACCTTCACCACCCTGCTGCCCCCCGCAGCCTACGCCACGCTGCCTTTCACCGAAGGCTTCGAAGGCACTTGGATTAACGTGGGTGGCACGCGCGACGTGCCCTCCAACAGCTGGCGCAACACGCCCGCCACGGGCGACAACTCTTGGCGCCGCGAAGACGACGGCTTCCTGTCGGCTGGCTGGCAGTACGAAGCCTACGAAACGGCTTCGACCAGCAACCCCACGCCTCCTTACGTGACGCGTTCGAGCACCGGCTCGCACTCGGCTCGCTTCCACACCTTCGGCTCGGCCATTGGCTTGCAAGGCAAGTTTGACCTCTACGTCAACCTGAGCGGTGCCGCCGGCGCCCGCACGCTGACGTTTGACTTCATCAACCCCAGCGGCACCGACAAAGTGGAAGTGCTGTACAGCACCGACGGCGGCGCCACCTTCAACGCCACGCCCCTGCTGACGGCCACCACCAACACGGCCTTCGCGGCCAAAACGGTGGTTATCCCCAGCACCTCGGCCACGACGGTGATTCGCTTCCAGGCCACTTCGGACTTCGGCAACGACGACATGGGCATCGACAACGTGCGCCTGAGCATCATCTCGTCGAGCCGCAACGAAGCCCTGGCCGCCACGGTGGGCCTGTACCCCAACCCGGCCCACCAGAACTTCACGCTGGAAGTACCGGCCGGCAGCCTGCACGCTGCTACCGCTACGCTCATCAACTCGCTTGGCCAGACGGTGCTGACCCAGCAGCTGAACCTGCCCACCGCCGGTGGCAGCACGAAGTTCGACGTGAGCCGTCTCGCTGCTGGCGTATACTCGCTGCAGCTGAAGTCGGGCAACGACCTCGTGGTGAAGCGCGTGGTGGTGGAATAA
- a CDS encoding MoxR family ATPase: MLSPSDAAAPAAGPADYHPLIRQVFAEMGKVVVGQQPLLSRLLIGLFTGGHILLEGVPGLAKTLTISTLAKVLHLHFQRVQFTPDLLPSDLVGTMIYNQNQSIFEVKKGPIFANLVLADEINRSPAKVQSALLEAMQEKQVTIGDTTYPLDLPFLVLATQNPVEQEGTYPLPEAQVDRFMLKVHVDYLKKADELEVMRRMANLSFVEDVQPVLTQADIFGIRQQINQVQISDTLEKYLIELVFATRRPADYDLPEFAQAVQFGASPRASIALHRASKAVAYLEGRDYVLPEDIKEVAADVLNHRILLTYEAEADGIRTQDLIEAILRKVPIS; this comes from the coding sequence ATGCTTTCTCCTTCCGACGCTGCTGCGCCGGCGGCTGGCCCCGCCGATTATCATCCCCTCATTCGCCAGGTGTTTGCCGAGATGGGCAAAGTGGTGGTGGGCCAGCAGCCCCTGCTCAGCCGCCTGCTCATCGGCCTGTTCACGGGCGGACACATCCTGCTCGAAGGGGTGCCCGGCCTAGCCAAGACGCTCACCATCTCCACGCTGGCCAAGGTGCTGCACCTGCACTTTCAGCGGGTGCAGTTCACGCCCGACCTGCTGCCCTCCGACCTGGTAGGCACCATGATTTACAACCAGAACCAGTCCATCTTCGAGGTGAAGAAGGGGCCGATTTTCGCCAACCTTGTGCTGGCCGACGAAATCAACCGCTCGCCGGCCAAGGTGCAGAGCGCCCTACTCGAAGCCATGCAGGAAAAGCAGGTCACCATCGGCGACACCACTTATCCGCTCGACCTGCCCTTTCTGGTGCTGGCCACCCAAAACCCCGTGGAGCAGGAGGGCACCTACCCGCTGCCCGAGGCCCAGGTCGACCGCTTCATGCTGAAGGTGCACGTCGACTACCTCAAGAAAGCCGACGAACTGGAGGTAATGCGCCGTATGGCCAACCTCAGCTTCGTAGAAGACGTGCAGCCGGTGCTCACGCAGGCCGATATCTTTGGCATCCGCCAGCAAATCAACCAAGTGCAGATTTCAGATACGCTGGAGAAGTACCTCATCGAGCTGGTTTTTGCCACTCGCCGCCCCGCCGACTACGACCTGCCCGAGTTTGCCCAGGCCGTGCAGTTCGGGGCCAGCCCCCGCGCCAGCATTGCCCTGCACCGCGCTTCCAAGGCCGTGGCCTACCTCGAAGGACGCGACTACGTGCTGCCCGAAGACATCAAGGAGGTGGCGGCCGACGTGCTCAACCACCGCATTCTGCTCACCTACGAAGCCGAAGCCGACGGCATCCGCACCCAGGACCTGATTGAAGCCATCCTGCGCAAGGTGCCCATCAGCTAA
- a CDS encoding archaeosortase/exosortase family protein yields the protein MLPSAPAAGAPPDNRLLFRFLLVAVAMYLAWFFGYQQWLGPDGRLDAALCAQITRSSVGLLQGLGFEAAVSPSSRQLVLMSGQPSVVVYPPCNGLVLYALFGGFVLAFPGPWRRKAWFIPAGMALIWGLNVLRVAALAINHRYAHSSLEFNHHYTFNFVVYGCIFGLWMLWARRLAVAPNGPAHD from the coding sequence ATGCTACCTTCCGCCCCCGCCGCTGGCGCACCGCCCGACAATCGGCTGCTGTTTCGCTTTTTGCTTGTGGCCGTGGCCATGTATTTGGCGTGGTTTTTTGGCTATCAGCAGTGGCTGGGGCCCGACGGGCGCCTCGACGCCGCGCTGTGTGCCCAGATTACGCGCAGCAGCGTGGGCTTGCTGCAGGGGCTGGGTTTTGAGGCGGCCGTGAGCCCCTCCTCCCGCCAGCTGGTGCTGATGAGCGGCCAGCCCTCGGTGGTGGTGTACCCGCCCTGCAACGGGCTGGTGCTGTACGCGCTGTTTGGGGGCTTCGTGCTGGCGTTTCCGGGGCCGTGGCGGCGCAAGGCGTGGTTTATTCCGGCCGGCATGGCGCTCATTTGGGGGCTGAACGTGCTGCGCGTGGCCGCGCTGGCCATCAACCACCGCTACGCCCATTCGTCGCTCGAATTCAACCACCACTACACCTTCAACTTTGTGGTGTACGGCTGCATTTTTGGCCTCTGGATGCTGTGGGCCCGGCGCCTGGCCGTGGCGCCCAACGGCCCGGCCCATGACTGA
- the paaE gene encoding 1,2-phenylacetyl-CoA epoxidase subunit PaaE, producing MSQFHKLKIKNIRRETPDCVSLAFDVPAELREAFRYTPGQYLTLRREHNGEELRRSYSICSSPLDDEWRVAIKKVPEGRFSTLAVDGLHAGDTLDVMPPQGRFSPSLHPTQAKRYALFAAGSGITPILSIAKTVLLTEPGSHVYLVYGNRGRNSIIFKEAIEGLKNKFLNRLSVYHVLSREQGDSELFFGRLGYAKAAEFLQKIVPADRLDEAFICGPEEMIHGVKQALTEAGVASDKIHFELFASTSSPANARATAPRPMGDDDQKSQVTVQLDGRAYPLAMSYYGDTVLDALLAIGVDAPYSCKNGMCSTCRARVTAGTAEMDVNYSLSDTEVAKGYVLTCQARPTTPEVTVDFDQ from the coding sequence ATGAGCCAGTTTCACAAACTCAAAATCAAGAACATTCGGCGCGAAACGCCCGACTGCGTTTCGCTGGCGTTTGACGTGCCGGCCGAGCTGCGCGAGGCTTTCCGCTACACGCCCGGGCAGTACCTCACCCTGCGCCGCGAGCATAATGGCGAGGAGCTGCGACGCTCCTATTCCATTTGCAGCAGCCCGCTGGACGACGAATGGCGCGTGGCTATCAAGAAAGTACCCGAGGGCCGCTTCTCCACCCTGGCCGTGGATGGCCTGCACGCGGGCGACACCCTCGACGTGATGCCGCCGCAGGGCCGCTTCTCCCCCAGCCTGCACCCCACGCAGGCCAAGCGCTACGCGCTATTTGCCGCCGGCAGCGGCATCACGCCCATTCTGAGCATTGCCAAAACGGTGTTGCTCACCGAGCCCGGCAGCCATGTGTACTTGGTATATGGCAACCGCGGCCGCAACTCCATCATCTTCAAGGAAGCCATTGAAGGGCTGAAGAATAAATTTCTGAACCGGCTGAGCGTGTACCATGTGCTGAGCCGCGAGCAGGGCGACAGCGAGTTGTTTTTCGGCCGCCTCGGCTACGCCAAAGCGGCCGAATTTCTGCAAAAAATTGTGCCCGCGGACCGGCTCGATGAGGCGTTCATCTGCGGACCCGAGGAGATGATTCACGGCGTGAAGCAGGCCCTAACGGAAGCCGGGGTGGCCAGCGACAAGATTCACTTTGAGTTGTTTGCCTCCACCAGCAGCCCGGCCAATGCCAGGGCAACCGCGCCGCGCCCAATGGGCGACGACGACCAGAAAAGCCAGGTAACGGTGCAGCTCGACGGCCGCGCCTACCCGCTGGCCATGTCGTACTACGGCGACACGGTGCTCGATGCCCTGCTGGCCATTGGGGTGGATGCGCCCTATTCCTGCAAAAACGGCATGTGCAGCACCTGCCGCGCCCGCGTCACGGCCGGCACGGCCGAGATGGACGTAAACTATTCGCTGTCCGATACCGAAGTGGCCAAGGGCTACGTACTTACTTGCCAGGCCCGGCCCACTACGCCGGAGGTTACGGTCGACTTCGACCAATAG
- the paaA gene encoding 1,2-phenylacetyl-CoA epoxidase subunit PaaA: METLEQVLTPEEQFQARIDADVRIEPKDWMPEAYRKTLIRQISQHAHSELVGMLPEGNWITRAPSLKRKSILLAKVQDEAGHGLYLYSAAETLGTTRDQMLADLHSGKAKYSSIFNYPTLSWADMGCVGWLVDGAAILNQVPLCRTSYGPYARAMVRVCKEESFHQRQGFEVMQTLCEGAPEQKAMAQEALNRWWWPTLMMFGPKDADSPNTEQSMKWRIKRFTNDELRQKFVDMMVPQAEFLGLTVPDEKVRWNEARQAYDFGEVNWDEFWAVVKGNGLCNHERLQARVDAHEEGAWVREAANAHAAKRAAREAVAA, translated from the coding sequence ATGGAAACGCTCGAACAAGTCCTCACCCCGGAAGAACAGTTTCAGGCCCGCATCGATGCCGACGTGCGCATCGAGCCCAAGGACTGGATGCCGGAGGCGTACCGCAAAACCCTCATTCGCCAGATTTCGCAGCACGCCCACTCCGAACTGGTGGGCATGCTGCCCGAAGGCAACTGGATTACCCGCGCCCCTTCGCTGAAGCGCAAGTCCATTTTGCTGGCCAAGGTGCAGGACGAAGCCGGCCACGGCCTCTACCTCTACAGCGCCGCCGAAACCCTCGGCACCACCCGCGACCAGATGCTGGCCGACCTGCACTCGGGCAAGGCCAAGTACAGCAGCATCTTCAACTACCCCACCCTCAGCTGGGCCGATATGGGCTGCGTGGGCTGGCTGGTGGACGGCGCCGCCATTCTGAACCAAGTGCCGCTATGCCGCACCAGCTACGGCCCCTATGCCCGGGCCATGGTGCGCGTGTGCAAGGAAGAAAGCTTCCACCAGCGCCAAGGTTTTGAGGTGATGCAGACGCTGTGCGAGGGGGCGCCTGAGCAGAAAGCCATGGCCCAGGAAGCCCTCAACCGCTGGTGGTGGCCCACGCTGATGATGTTCGGCCCGAAAGATGCCGACTCGCCCAACACCGAGCAAAGCATGAAGTGGCGCATCAAGCGCTTCACCAACGACGAACTGCGCCAGAAATTCGTGGACATGATGGTGCCCCAGGCCGAGTTTCTGGGCCTTACCGTGCCCGATGAAAAGGTGAGGTGGAACGAGGCCCGTCAGGCCTACGATTTCGGCGAAGTGAACTGGGACGAGTTCTGGGCCGTGGTGAAAGGCAACGGCCTCTGCAACCACGAGCGCCTGCAGGCTCGCGTGGATGCCCACGAAGAAGGTGCTTGGGTACGCGAAGCCGCCAATGCCCACGCGGCCAAGCGCGCGGCGCGGGAGGCAGTGGCGGCTTAG
- the paaB gene encoding 1,2-phenylacetyl-CoA epoxidase subunit PaaB: MNQSEWPLWEVFIRSKQGLDHKHVGSLHAADATMAVQNARDVYTRRLEGVSIWVVESKHIHASNPDDSEAFFDPAADKVYRHPTFYEVPDSIKHM, translated from the coding sequence ATGAACCAATCCGAATGGCCTCTGTGGGAGGTTTTCATCCGCAGCAAGCAGGGGCTTGACCACAAGCACGTGGGCAGCCTGCATGCCGCCGACGCCACCATGGCCGTGCAAAACGCCCGCGACGTGTACACGCGCCGTCTCGAAGGCGTGAGCATCTGGGTGGTGGAGTCGAAGCACATCCACGCTTCCAATCCCGACGACTCGGAGGCCTTCTTCGACCCGGCGGCCGACAAAGTGTACCGGCACCCCACGTTTTACGAGGTGCCGGATTCCATCAAACACATGTAA
- the paaC gene encoding 1,2-phenylacetyl-CoA epoxidase subunit PaaC, whose product MLPQNDSRVAAATPATAPGPLFPFVLQLADTSLILAHRLSEWCGHGPVLEQDLAMANIALDLLGEARSYYQYAAELEGQGRTEDDLAYLRSAVEYRNPLLVEQPNNDFAHTILRQFLFDNFHYHLLKALLTCPDTQLAAIAEKSVKEASYHLKWSSEWVIRLGDGTPESRQRLEKSIATLWRFGEELTTPTAAEKELQEVGVLPDYGALRPAMQAHTEYVFAEATLPLPGPVFGQQGGKTGRHTEHLGYLLSELQYMQRTYPGLKW is encoded by the coding sequence ATGCTGCCGCAAAACGACTCCCGCGTGGCCGCTGCCACACCGGCCACCGCCCCGGGCCCGCTCTTTCCCTTCGTGTTGCAACTGGCCGACACCAGCCTGATTCTGGCGCACCGCCTTTCGGAGTGGTGCGGGCACGGCCCCGTGCTGGAGCAGGACTTGGCCATGGCCAACATCGCGCTGGACCTGCTGGGCGAGGCGCGCAGCTACTATCAGTATGCTGCCGAGCTGGAGGGCCAGGGCCGCACCGAAGACGACCTGGCGTACCTGCGCAGCGCCGTGGAATACCGCAACCCGCTGCTGGTGGAACAGCCCAATAATGACTTTGCGCACACCATCCTGCGGCAGTTTCTGTTTGATAATTTCCACTACCACTTGCTGAAGGCGCTGCTCACCTGCCCCGATACGCAGCTGGCCGCTATTGCCGAGAAGTCGGTGAAGGAGGCATCCTACCACCTCAAGTGGAGCTCGGAATGGGTGATTCGCCTCGGCGATGGCACGCCCGAGAGCCGGCAGCGTCTGGAGAAGTCCATTGCTACGCTCTGGCGCTTTGGCGAGGAATTGACCACGCCTACGGCGGCCGAAAAAGAGTTGCAGGAAGTGGGCGTGCTGCCTGACTACGGCGCGCTGCGGCCCGCCATGCAGGCACACACCGAGTATGTATTTGCCGAGGCTACGCTGCCACTGCCGGGCCCGGTGTTTGGGCAGCAGGGTGGCAAAACAGGCCGCCACACCGAGCATTTAGGCTATCTGCTTTCGGAGTTGCAGTACATGCAGCGCACTTACCCCGGCCTGAAATGGTAA
- the paaD gene encoding 1,2-phenylacetyl-CoA epoxidase subunit PaaD, which produces MVIAPAPTEAHIWQLLEEVSDPEVPVLSILDLGIVRGVAVAGDQITVTITPTYSGCPAMNVIATEIRLRLLAEGYQNVLIHNQLSPAWTTDWMSQAGREKLEAYGIAPPVDGTATGHVLNLFGKDTAVRCPVCKSTHTHLVSQFGSTACKAHYQCDDCLEPFDYFKCHN; this is translated from the coding sequence ATGGTAATAGCCCCCGCTCCCACCGAAGCCCACATCTGGCAATTGCTGGAAGAAGTGAGCGACCCCGAAGTGCCGGTGCTCAGCATCTTGGACCTGGGCATCGTGCGCGGGGTGGCAGTGGCGGGCGACCAGATTACCGTGACCATCACGCCCACCTACTCGGGCTGCCCGGCCATGAACGTCATTGCCACCGAAATCCGGCTGCGCCTGCTGGCCGAAGGCTACCAAAACGTGCTGATTCACAACCAGCTGAGTCCAGCCTGGACGACGGACTGGATGAGCCAGGCCGGCCGCGAGAAGCTGGAAGCCTACGGCATTGCCCCGCCCGTAGACGGCACCGCCACTGGCCATGTACTCAACCTCTTCGGCAAAGACACGGCCGTGCGCTGCCCCGTGTGCAAGTCGACGCACACCCACCTGGTCAGCCAGTTTGGCTCCACGGCCTGCAAGGCGCACTACCAGTGCGACGACTGCCTGGAGCCATTCGACTACTTTAAATGCCATAACTAG